The Gemmatimonadota bacterium genomic interval CATCCAGGGCGGCGTTGGGGTCCTCCGCGTCCCAGGCGCGCACGGCGAGCAGGGACAGAACCAACAGGAAGTAGTGGTCCAGCAGCAGGGAGAGCACGTGGCGCTCGGGTGCTCCGGGCATGCCCTGCTCCGCGCAGTAGCCGGCCAGCAGCACCGGCGCGATCTCCTGGGGTCGACGCTGGGCGGCGAAGTCCCAGACGTGCAGCAGGTGGAGTCCCTCGGAGCGGCAACTCCGGTCGAGGGCGTGCACGAGGCCCCGGAGCAGGAGTGGGGGCCCGCTCGTCGGGAATCGATGCTCGCGCATGGCACGCGCCAGACGCTCGATCGAGTCCACGAGGCCCGCCCGGCTGGTGACCGCGTCCAGGATCTCGCGGCGGGTCGAGCCGCGGAGCACCTCGGCGAGAAGCGCGTGGGCTTCCGCCGGATCGACGGTGGAGGTGGCGCGGGTCAAGGCCCTCAGCGGTGGGATCGGGGGGGCGGTGGTGCGGGGATCGCTACCCACCTCGCGGAGCGAGCGCGGATCCGACATCGGATCATGAAGCTATCCTGGTCCGGAGCGGCCCGCCAACCGCGGGGTGCCGTGTGTGCAGGGACCGCCGCTAGAGACCGTCCGGCTCGTGCACCTCGCCGTCCAGGTCGTCCAGACGCTGCTGCAGGTAGCGACGCGCGTCCTGGACGCCCTGGTTGTAGATCTGCGGACCCAGCGCCGCGGTCAGGAAGTCCAGCAGGCTATCCGCCCGGAAGGCGCTCAGCTCCATCTCGAACTCCTCCAGGAAGAAGCCCTGCAGGCGCTGGACGAGATGGCGGCGGCGGTCGTCGTCGATCCGGAGAGGCACGGTGGACTCCACAGGAGGGGGCGAGGGCTACGGAGGGGTAGGTCGGGGCTCCGGGCGGGGCAAGTGCGTGGGTCCACCCCCACAGGCGCACACCGCCGGTGTTGCGGTGCCTGTCTGCGGTGGAGATCCTGGTCTGGCGGCGGAGGTTCGCGCCGCGCGGCCACCCTGCGGCCTTCGACCGGGCCCCGACACGAGACGTGCGATGCAGCCCTGCTCCCGGGACTCCCGCGGCTCCTTCGATCCCCCGCGCCGGTGCCGGGCGGGCGGCCTCGTAGCGCTCGCCCTCTGCCTGCCGTTCGGCGCTTCCGCCGCGGCGGGCCAGGAGATCCTCGCCGTCCGCGCCTGCACCGGGGTGGGGGAGGCGTCCGGCATCTCCGGGCTGCTCCAGCTCGAGCGCTGGATCACGTCCGCGCCGTTCCGCTACTACGGGCGGTTCCAGGACGCGGCCGGCAACCTCCACGAGCTGGAGGTCCGCACCGGGGACACCGGGGGTGGCGTGGGGTCGGTCTGGACGAACGGCATGCGTCACCGTGAGACCCACGTGCACCTGGCGGTGGCGGCGGATACGGCGTTCGTGCTCCGTAGCGAAGACGGCGCGGTGGTGTCCTATCGCTGTACCCGACCGCCCGGTTGAGCTGCCGTCACCGAGATCGCATCCGCTGCATGCCTTCGAGGTCCACCCGGAAGGTGTAGAAGCCGTTGGTCACGCGTGCGGCCTCCATGCCGTCGGCCGCCAGCCCCCGCATGAGCTGCACGTCCGAGATGCTCAACGTCGGGCTACCGAGCGCATGCTTCCCCGCGTTCTTCTGCAGGGTGTGGTTGTGGAGGGCGTAGCGCCAGCGCCATCCCAGGCTGCGGAGGGAATCCACGACGTCGAACCCGTAGACGGTCTTGGGTGGATACATCTGGTCGGAGGCGCCGAAGACCAGGCCCACCTCGGCGCCGTCCGTGCCGTTCGCCCGCTCCAGCACCGAGACCAGGAACTCGGTCGGCGTCTCGAGTTGGGAGAACCGGGCGTTCTGGACGGAGAAGGCCAGGGCGTCCAGGCACGTGATCGGCTCGATCGCGCCGACGGCGCCCGACTGTGCCAGGTCATGGTTCCGGCGCTCGTCCGCCCACGCGGCAGCCTCGGCGTCGTCGCGCGGTGTGGGCTCGTCCGCCACCGGGCGGCGGACGTCACCGCCGTCCGCCCGTACCGCGGCCCGGTAGGCGAGCAGGCCCGGGTCCTGCGGAAGCACCGCCTCGTCGAAGACCGGGCGGGCCGGAACCGTCCAGAGCAGCAGGATCGTCCCGCCCTCCCGCAGGAGGGTGTCGGGCGGTGCGGCCAGCGCACAGCGGGGGTCCACGGGGTCCGGCGCCACGGCCGCCGAGGCATCCCCGGCCGCAGCGGACGGCCGGTCCGCCCCACAGCCTGGAGCGAGCAGGACGACGAGGGTCGTCAGGGTGGTCTTCAGGATG includes:
- a CDS encoding DUF2164 domain-containing protein; the encoded protein is MPLRIDDDRRRHLVQRLQGFFLEEFEMELSAFRADSLLDFLTAALGPQIYNQGVQDARRYLQQRLDDLDGEVHEPDGL